The genome window TACTATTCGAAAAAAAATTGCAAAATCTCTGAGTTCCTTAAGTGCTTTTTATGCAGAATTTCGTCTGAAAAAAGGCGACAATAATCAAGAATGGTCATGGTTTGAAGCCTGTTCGGTGCCAGAAAAACAAGTTAATGGAGATATATTATGGGAAGGATTTTTAACTGATATTACTACTCGTAAAAAAGCAGAAATTGCCATTACCAATGCCAAAGAAAAAGCAGAAAAAGCCACTCAAGTAAAAAGTGAATTTTTAGCGAACATGAGTCATGAAATTCGTACTCCCATGAATGGAGTAATTGGTATGATAAAGTTATTAGAAGATACTCCCCTATCAGAGCAACAATTAGACTTTGTGCAAACCATCCGTGATAGTGGCGAAACTTTGCTAACCATTATTAATGACATTCTTGATTTTTCTAAAATTGAGTCGGGTAATTTCAACCTTGAGAAACACATCGTAAATTTACCTAATATCATTGAATCCGTTGTCAAATTGTTTAAGCAACAGGTGCGGGAAAAACGTATTGATTTGATTTATCATCTCCACCAAGATTTGCCTACCTTTATCTATGGTGATTCTTCCCGTTTACGACAGATTTTGCTCAATTTAGTGGGTAATGCCGTTAAGTTTACCGAAAAAGGACAAGTTTTTTTATCGATTATCAGTCAAAAGATTACCGACAATCATCAGGAAATCCTTATTACCATCAAGGATACAGGAATCGGTATTAAGGGCGATCGCATTTATCACCTATTCCAACCCTTCACCCAAGCCGACAACTCCATCAGCCGCCGTTACGGAGGCACAGGATTAGGATTAACCATCAGTAAAAGCCTAGTAGAATTAATGGGAGGCACCATCTGGGCAGAAAGTAGCGGTAAAATCGGTGGCAACCCCCCCCTCCAATGGCAACCCCAAAACCAAACTTGTGAATTTCATGGTACAACCTTTTACTTTACTATCTTTGCCGAAATTCCCACCATTCCATTGATGCCCTCTCAGTTAGAAAACGAAAACAACAATAACCCCCAAGACTTACAACTATCAACCCACCTCAAAATTTTATTAGCAGAAGACAACCTCGTTAATCAGAAAGTAGCCCTACTCACCCTCAAAAAAATGGGTTATCAAGCAGACACCGCCAAAAACGGAGTAGAAGTATTAGAAAAAATAGAACATAATTTCTATGATGTTATTCTAATGGATGTACAAATGCCAGAAATGGATGGTTTAACCGCCACCAGAATGATACGCAGTCGCCCCAACCTACCCCAACCGCACATCATCGCCCTTACCGCCAACGCCCTCGACGGTGATAGCCAAATTTGTCTCAATGCAGGAATGAATGATTACATCTCCAAACCCCTACGCATAGAAGCCCTTCAAAAAGCACTCACAAAAGTAATAGAAAATGAATAATGAAACCACTCATTACCCCTTGTGGTACCATATAAACTTGCTTAAGTTAATCAACAAAAATAATGCGCGTCGTCTTTTTTGGTACACCAGATTTTGCCGTTGCCACCCTTTCCAAACTATTATCCAACGAAAATCATCAAGTAATTGCTGTCGTCACCCAACCAGATAAACGTCGGGGCAGAGGAAGTAAAATGATTCCCTCCCCCATCAAAAAAATAGCACTGCAACATAATCTCCCCGTTTGGCAACCAAATCGCATTAAAAAAGATCAAGATACCCTAGAATTATTAGAAGCTACCCAGGCAGATGTTTTTGTAGTCGTTGCCTATGGGCAAATTTTATCATCCCAAATACTCCAGATGCCTAAACATGGATGTATCAATGTTCACGGCTCAATTTTACCTCAATATCGAGGTGCTGCCCCTATTCAGTGGAGTATCTATGATGGCAAAAAAGAAACAGGCATCACTACCATGTTAATGGATGAGGGTATGGACACAGGGGCAATGTTACTCACTGCCACTACTCCCATTTCTTTGTTTGACAATAGTGATACCCTCGCCCAAAAACTAGCCACCCAAGGTGCTGATTTACTGTTAGAAACCCTTGCCAAACTTCCAGAAATCAATCCCATTGCCCAAGATGATAACCTTGCCACCTATGCCAGATTAATTGATAAGGAAGATTATCCCATTGATTGGACAAAATCTGCCTCACAAATTCATAATCAAATTAGGGCTTTTTATCCCAACTGTTTTACTACTTTTAGGCAACAAAAATTAAAAGTTAGCGCTAGTTTTCCCCTCACAGACATAGAAAATATTGAATTTCCCCCAGAATTTACCAAAATAAAATCTTACCTATCTGATATAAATTCAGTAAAAGGAGGAGTGGGAAAAGTGGTAAAAACTATCAAAAATTTTGGTTTTGTAGTTCAAACAGGCTCAGGTTTGCTATTAATATTAGAGGTACAATTAGCAGGTAAAAAGTTACAATCTGCTTGGAATTTTATTAATGGCACTCGTTTGGAATTAGGGGAATATTTGGGCTAAATAAATTATCTTTTAATTCACGATACACCATTGATGTAAGACATATTCAACACATTTATTTTGTATTAAAGGATCTTTTTCTACAATGGTTTTTGCTTCCTCTATACAGTCAGCTTTAAAAATTAACATACCTCCCTCATCATCATTCCAGTAGCCTGTTTTGGCTTCATGTCCTAATTTATTTAGCTCTTTTACATATTCTAAGTGGGCGGGAACATACTTATCGAAAATATGTTTAGGAACTATTCCTCTTTCTATTTTTACAAACCAAGCCATAACTTTTTGTGATTTTTTAAAACTTTTTTATTTTATATTATTTTATCCACTTTTTTGTACAAAATTAGATCTTCTGAATGGGAATTAAGGTAAATAATAAAACTAATATTTTTTTAATTTTCCATGGTCAAAATTGCTCGAACTAAATGATCTTGACTATGCAATTCAAAACCGAGTTTACGACAAAGATTTTGCATGGCGTGGTTGTCCATTAGCATATCAGCCCTGAGATATTTAATGCCTTCTTGGTGGGCAATATTAATCATGCTTTGGGTTAGTAAGGTACCTAAGCCCTGATGTTGATAGTTATCTTTGATTAATAAACCAATTTCAGCGGATTCTAAGTCTCCATGAAGTCTGCTTAACCGTGCGATCGCCCTTATTTCACCCATATTATCACAAGCTACTAAAGCAATCTCTCGATCATAGTCAATAAAACAAATACGGGCTAAACGCTCATGGGAAATCAAAGATTGACGACTGATGGAGTGGAAAAAGCGAAAATATACCGATTGCTCAGACAATGCGGTACAAAAATTAACTATCTTTGGTTCATCTTCTGGGCGGATGGGGCGGATGGTAAAGCGATCGCCATTATTCAAGGTATGATGACTGATATATTGAATGGGATAAGGACGAATGGCAGGGCTGGGTATATCTTCTAGTTTCGTCTCGGGGGGATATAACAACACCCTTGCATCCAAACTTATCAACTCATCTTCATTGGCAAGGAGAGGATTTATATCGATTTCCTTGATAAAAGGTTGTTCGATTACTAATTGACTAAACAACACCAAAATTTGCTCTAATTGGGCAATATTTACAGGTTTTCTACCCCTTATCCCCTGTAGGGCAGTAAATATATTAGTACGCTCGATTAAACGCCGTGCCAGAGTCGTATTTAGGGGCGGTAAACCAAGGGCTTGATCCTTAAATACCTCCACCAATTCGCCCCCTGTGCCAAATAATAACACCGAGCCAAATTGAGGATCATCACTACTACCCAAAATTAATTCATAACCCGTGAGGTCAACCATGGGTTGCACCGTCACCCCCAAAAAGTCGTTTTCACTGACCCCATTTTTTATGGTCTCGAAGGCTCTTATAACGGCTTCTTCATCCCCCAAATTTAACTTAACACCCCCCACATCAGTTTTATGGGTAATAGTCTCAGAATGCAATTTAAGCACCACAGGATAACCGATTTTAGAGGCGATCGCCCCTGCTTCCTCAGTATTAAGAGCGATACGAGTTTCCACCGTGGGGATGCCATAGGCTTTGAGTAACTGTTTCGACTCATATTCCGTTAGCAAAATGCGCCCCGTAGCTTGAGCATGACCAATTATTTTAGAGGCTAAAGGGCGATCGATCAACTCCTGAGAATCAGCAAAACTAGGAGTCTCATAGAGAGCATTAAGATTATTACTATAACGCCACATCAAATTAAACAACCGTGCAGCATCATCAGGATAACTCTGGGTGTAAACATTAGCATGATTCAGTATTTCTCTCCCCGTCGCCACCGTGCTACCCCCCATCCAACTCGCCAAAATAGGCTTATGTTTAATTTTTTTTGCCACCTCCAACAAAGCCTCCGCCGTCGTAGTAGGATCAGTCATATCCTGAGGAGTTAAAATAACCAATAACCCATCACTATTATCATCCTGCGATGCAATTTCCAAAGCCTCGGCATACCTTTGGGGGGTAGCATCACCCAAAATATCAATAGGATTACTACGACTCCAATGGAGAGGTAAAATAGCATCCAATTTTTTAATAGTTTCCTCACTCAAATGGGTTAACTTACCCCTCCCCCAAGTCAGCGCATCCGTCGCCAATACCCCCGGGCCTCCAGCATTAGTTAAAATAGTCAAATTCTTACCCTTCGGGCGTGGCTGCTTCGCCAACAACTCCGCCATATTAAAAATCTCGCTGATAGTATCTACCTGTACAACTCCGCACCGCCGAAAAGCAGAAGCCAACACCTCATCACTGCTAGTCAACGCCCCTGTATGGGAAGCTGCCGCCTTAGCCGCCTCCTCCGTACGTCCCCCCTTAATGACAATTATCGGCTTAGTTAAAGCCACCTCCCGCGCCGCCGAAATAAAATCCCTCGCATTACCGATGGACTCCATATAAATAACGATACTCTCAGTTTGAGGATCATCCCCCAAATAATAAATTAAATCCCCCCAATTAACATCCAACATCGAACCGATGGACACAAAAGCACTAAAACCCAAATTTTCCTGCAAACTCCAATCCAAAATCGAAGTACAAAAAGCCCCACTCTGACTGATAAAGCCCACATTGCCAAGGCCAGGGCTAGTACTAGCAAAACTAGCATTTAATCCAGAAGAAGGACAGATTAAGCCCAAACAATTGGGACCTATTATTCGTAAATTACCTTTTTTTGCTTCCCTTAATATTTCCTGCTCCAACTTTATCCCCTCAGCCCCAATTTCCTTAAACCCCGCAGAAATAATAATCGCTCCTTTGACCCCCGTTTCCACACACTCACGAATCAAAGCAGGTACCGTGGGCGCTGGGGTGGCAATAATGGCTAAATCTACCGATTCTGGTAACTCCTTGAGACTAGGATAAGCCCTAATACCCAAAATACTTTTACGTTTGGGGTTAACAGGAAAAACCGTACCCCCAAAAGGATGACTAATTAAATTCCAAAGTAGGGTACGCCCAACACTACCTTCTTTTTCCGTTGCCCCAATTAATGCTACCGATTTGGGTGCAAACATAAACTTGAGGGGATTGTAATAAGTGCGCATGATATCATGGGCTTTATCTGTTCTCATGGGAATTAATTATCATCTTTTTCCTACAGCTTGATTTTATCCCATTATTTTTGTCTGAGCTTATTTTTTAGCTTTCTAACTTAACTTTTTATAATTGTCAATCAATGGTTAATGGTTCATTGCTACAATGAATCTACTGCTAAAGCCTATGAATAATCGATGATTGAACAATTAAAGCGTTTTCCTACCATTGAAAGAATTATCCAGCAAATAGAGTCTTTGCCCCCTCTCAAAACTGAGGAGTCTATTTTATTTCGTGTATTGGTACAGTTGATGGTGATTGT of Cyanobacterium sp. HL-69 contains these proteins:
- a CDS encoding Acetyl-CoA synthetase (ADP-forming) alpha and beta chains, putative, which translates into the protein MRTDKAHDIMRTYYNPLKFMFAPKSVALIGATEKEGSVGRTLLWNLISHPFGGTVFPVNPKRKSILGIRAYPSLKELPESVDLAIIATPAPTVPALIRECVETGVKGAIIISAGFKEIGAEGIKLEQEILREAKKGNLRIIGPNCLGLICPSSGLNASFASTSPGLGNVGFISQSGAFCTSILDWSLQENLGFSAFVSIGSMLDVNWGDLIYYLGDDPQTESIVIYMESIGNARDFISAAREVALTKPIIVIKGGRTEEAAKAAASHTGALTSSDEVLASAFRRCGVVQVDTISEIFNMAELLAKQPRPKGKNLTILTNAGGPGVLATDALTWGRGKLTHLSEETIKKLDAILPLHWSRSNPIDILGDATPQRYAEALEIASQDDNSDGLLVILTPQDMTDPTTTAEALLEVAKKIKHKPILASWMGGSTVATGREILNHANVYTQSYPDDAARLFNLMWRYSNNLNALYETPSFADSQELIDRPLASKIIGHAQATGRILLTEYESKQLLKAYGIPTVETRIALNTEEAGAIASKIGYPVVLKLHSETITHKTDVGGVKLNLGDEEAVIRAFETIKNGVSENDFLGVTVQPMVDLTGYELILGSSDDPQFGSVLLFGTGGELVEVFKDQALGLPPLNTTLARRLIERTNIFTALQGIRGRKPVNIAQLEQILVLFSQLVIEQPFIKEIDINPLLANEDELISLDARVLLYPPETKLEDIPSPAIRPYPIQYISHHTLNNGDRFTIRPIRPEDEPKIVNFCTALSEQSVYFRFFHSISRQSLISHERLARICFIDYDREIALVACDNMGEIRAIARLSRLHGDLESAEIGLLIKDNYQHQGLGTLLTQSMINIAHQEGIKYLRADMLMDNHAMQNLCRKLGFELHSQDHLVRAILTMEN
- the fmt gene encoding methionyl-tRNA formyltransferase Fmt, producing the protein MRVVFFGTPDFAVATLSKLLSNENHQVIAVVTQPDKRRGRGSKMIPSPIKKIALQHNLPVWQPNRIKKDQDTLELLEATQADVFVVVAYGQILSSQILQMPKHGCINVHGSILPQYRGAAPIQWSIYDGKKETGITTMLMDEGMDTGAMLLTATTPISLFDNSDTLAQKLATQGADLLLETLAKLPEINPIAQDDNLATYARLIDKEDYPIDWTKSASQIHNQIRAFYPNCFTTFRQQKLKVSASFPLTDIENIEFPPEFTKIKSYLSDINSVKGGVGKVVKTIKNFGFVVQTGSGLLLILEVQLAGKKLQSAWNFINGTRLELGEYLG